A single region of the Polymorphum gilvum SL003B-26A1 genome encodes:
- the trxB gene encoding thioredoxin-disulfide reductase, with the protein MATENVKLLIIGSGPAGYTAAIYAARAMLEPTLVAGIQPGGQLTITTEVENYPGFAEPIQGPWLMEQMQKQAEHVGTRILYDTITEVDLSRRPFRAVADSGTVFLAEALVIATGAQARWLGIPSEEAFMGAGVSACATCDGFFYRGREVVVVGGGNSAVEEALYLANLASKVTVVHRRDSFRSERILQERLFRNPKIEVIWDSVVDEILGGGMPKAVTGVRLKNVRTGETREFATDGVFIAIGHAPSVDLFRGQLALKPNGYILTEADSTRTSVPGVFAAGDVTDDVYRQAVTAAGMGCMAALEAEKFLAEHGGAATAAAQ; encoded by the coding sequence ATGGCGACAGAAAACGTCAAGCTTCTCATCATCGGATCGGGACCGGCCGGCTACACTGCCGCGATCTATGCCGCCCGCGCCATGCTCGAGCCGACCCTCGTTGCCGGCATCCAGCCCGGCGGTCAGCTCACCATCACCACCGAGGTGGAGAACTACCCCGGCTTCGCCGAGCCTATCCAGGGCCCATGGCTGATGGAGCAGATGCAGAAGCAGGCCGAGCACGTCGGCACGCGCATCCTGTACGACACCATCACCGAGGTCGACCTGAGCAGGCGTCCGTTTCGCGCCGTCGCCGACAGCGGCACGGTATTCCTTGCCGAAGCGCTCGTGATCGCCACCGGCGCCCAGGCGCGCTGGCTCGGCATTCCCTCCGAAGAGGCCTTCATGGGCGCCGGCGTGTCCGCCTGCGCCACCTGCGACGGCTTCTTCTACCGCGGCAGGGAGGTCGTGGTGGTCGGCGGCGGCAATTCCGCAGTCGAGGAGGCGCTCTACTTGGCCAATCTCGCGTCGAAGGTCACCGTGGTGCACCGGCGCGACAGCTTCCGCTCCGAGCGCATCCTGCAGGAGCGCCTGTTCCGGAACCCGAAGATCGAGGTGATCTGGGACAGCGTCGTCGACGAGATCCTCGGCGGCGGCATGCCCAAGGCGGTCACCGGCGTGCGCCTGAAGAACGTCAGGACGGGCGAGACCCGGGAGTTCGCCACCGATGGTGTCTTCATCGCCATCGGCCACGCCCCATCGGTCGACTTGTTCCGCGGCCAGCTGGCGCTGAAGCCGAACGGCTACATCCTGACCGAAGCCGACTCCACGCGCACCTCCGTCCCCGGCGTTTTCGCTGCGGGCGACGTCACCGACGACGTCTATCGCCAGGCCGTGACCGCCGCCGGGATGGGCTGCATGGCCGCCCTTGAAGCGGAGAAGTTTCTCGCCGAACATGGCGGCGCCGCTACGGCAGCCGCGCAATAG
- the carB gene encoding carbamoyl-phosphate synthase large subunit, producing MPKRTDISSILIIGAGPIVIGQACEFDYSGTQACKALREEGYRIILVNSNPATIMTDPELADATYIEPITPEIVAKIIEKERPDALLPTMGGQTALNCALDLEREGVLAKFGVEMIGARADVIEKAEDREKFRAAMDAIGLENPRAAIASSPAIRDENGKIVGYDRNAGFMEALKALDEIGLPAIIRPAFTLGGTGGGVAYNREEFETIARSGIDASPVGQVLIDESLLGWKEYEMEVVRDKADNCIIICSIENVDPMGVHTGDSITVAPALTLTDKEYQIMRDASIAVLREIGVETGGSNVQFAVDPESGRLVVIEMNPRVSRSSALASKATGFPIAKIAAKLAVGYTLDELENDITGGATPASFEPSIDYVVTKIPRFAFEKFPGSEPVLTTAMKSVGEVMAIGRTFAESLQKALRGLETGLTGLDEVDIPGLGQGDDKNAIRAAISTPTPTRLLNVAQAIRLGTPVDQVHQLCGIDPWFLEQIRHIVEMEARIRTQGLPGNAPMLRRLKGMGFSDARLAALAGLDEEDIAKRRTELGVHPVYKRIDTCAAEFASPTAYMYSTYEEPFAGTLADECKPSDRKKVIILGGGPNRIGQGIEFDYCCCHACFALEEAGYESIMINCNPETVSTDYDTSDRLYFEPLTAEDVLEIIRAEQSNGTLHGVIVQFGGQTPLKLAQALVKADVPILGTSPDMIDLAEDRDRFQKLLTRLGLKQPQNGIAYSVEQGRLIAGQLGLPLVVRPSYVLGGRAMQIIRDEEALNSYLLGTLPELIPGDIRAKYPNDKTGQINTLLGTNPLLFDRYLDGAIEVDVDALCDGKDVFVCGIMEHIEEAGIHSGDSACSLPPYSLSKDLIAELKRQTEALARALQVGGLMNVQYAIRDGEIYVLEVNPRASRTVPFVAKTIGAPIAKIASRIMAGESLASFGLTENTYSHVAVKEAVFPFARFPGVDTVLGPEMRSTGEVMGLDRAFATAFAKSQIASGTGVPEGGTVFISMRDQDKAGVVDAVRRLERLGFRIIATSGTQRYLEAQGIACAKINKVLEGRPHIVDAIKNGEVQLVFNTTEGAQALSDSRSMRRAALLHKVPYYTTLAGAVAAAKGIEAYKSGSLEVRPLQSYFA from the coding sequence ATGCCCAAACGCACAGACATTTCTTCCATCCTGATCATCGGCGCTGGCCCGATCGTCATCGGACAGGCCTGCGAATTCGACTATTCGGGCACGCAGGCCTGCAAGGCCCTGCGCGAAGAAGGCTATCGGATCATCCTGGTCAACTCCAATCCGGCGACGATCATGACCGACCCGGAACTGGCCGATGCCACCTACATCGAGCCGATCACGCCCGAGATCGTGGCCAAGATCATCGAAAAGGAGCGCCCCGACGCCCTGCTGCCGACGATGGGCGGACAAACGGCGCTCAATTGCGCTCTCGACCTCGAGCGCGAAGGGGTGCTGGCGAAATTCGGCGTCGAGATGATCGGCGCGCGCGCCGACGTCATCGAAAAGGCGGAGGACCGCGAGAAGTTCCGCGCCGCCATGGATGCCATCGGCCTCGAAAACCCGCGCGCGGCGATCGCTTCCTCGCCGGCGATCCGGGACGAGAACGGCAAGATCGTCGGCTATGACCGCAACGCCGGCTTCATGGAAGCGCTCAAGGCATTGGACGAGATCGGACTGCCGGCCATCATCCGTCCGGCCTTCACGCTCGGCGGCACTGGCGGCGGCGTCGCCTACAACCGTGAAGAGTTCGAGACCATCGCCCGTTCGGGCATCGACGCCTCGCCGGTCGGCCAGGTCCTGATCGACGAGAGTCTGCTGGGCTGGAAGGAGTACGAAATGGAAGTCGTCCGCGACAAGGCGGACAACTGCATCATCATCTGCTCGATCGAGAACGTCGACCCGATGGGCGTGCACACGGGCGATTCCATCACCGTCGCGCCAGCCCTGACGCTGACCGACAAGGAATACCAGATCATGCGCGACGCCTCGATCGCGGTGCTGCGCGAGATCGGGGTGGAAACCGGCGGCTCCAACGTCCAGTTCGCAGTCGACCCGGAGAGCGGCCGGCTCGTCGTCATCGAGATGAACCCGCGCGTGTCGAGGTCCTCGGCTCTCGCCTCCAAGGCGACCGGATTCCCGATCGCCAAGATCGCGGCCAAGCTCGCCGTCGGCTACACGCTCGACGAACTGGAGAACGACATCACCGGCGGAGCCACCCCGGCGTCCTTCGAACCCTCGATCGATTACGTCGTCACCAAGATCCCGCGCTTCGCCTTCGAGAAGTTCCCCGGTTCCGAACCGGTGCTGACCACCGCGATGAAATCCGTCGGCGAGGTGATGGCCATCGGCCGCACCTTCGCCGAGAGCCTCCAGAAGGCCCTGCGCGGCCTGGAAACAGGGCTGACCGGCCTCGACGAGGTCGACATCCCCGGCCTCGGCCAGGGCGACGACAAGAACGCCATCCGCGCCGCCATATCGACCCCGACCCCGACCCGCCTGCTCAACGTCGCCCAGGCAATCCGGCTCGGCACCCCGGTCGACCAGGTCCACCAACTGTGCGGCATCGATCCGTGGTTCCTCGAACAGATCCGCCACATCGTCGAGATGGAGGCGAGAATCCGCACCCAGGGCCTGCCTGGAAACGCACCGATGCTGCGCCGCCTGAAGGGCATGGGCTTTTCCGACGCTCGCCTCGCCGCCCTTGCCGGCCTCGACGAGGAGGACATCGCGAAACGGCGTACCGAACTCGGCGTGCATCCGGTCTACAAGCGGATCGACACTTGCGCCGCGGAGTTCGCTTCCCCGACCGCCTACATGTACTCCACCTACGAGGAGCCCTTCGCGGGCACCCTTGCCGATGAGTGCAAGCCGTCGGACCGCAAGAAGGTGATCATCCTCGGTGGCGGCCCGAACCGGATCGGTCAGGGCATCGAATTCGACTACTGCTGCTGCCATGCCTGCTTCGCCCTCGAGGAGGCCGGCTACGAATCGATCATGATCAACTGCAATCCGGAGACGGTTTCGACCGACTACGACACCTCGGACCGGCTCTATTTCGAGCCGCTGACCGCCGAGGACGTGCTCGAGATCATCCGCGCCGAACAGTCCAATGGCACGCTGCACGGCGTCATCGTCCAGTTCGGCGGCCAGACTCCGCTGAAGCTCGCCCAGGCCCTGGTCAAGGCGGACGTGCCGATCCTCGGAACCTCGCCCGACATGATCGATCTGGCCGAGGACCGCGACCGTTTCCAGAAGCTGCTCACCAGACTCGGTCTGAAACAGCCGCAGAACGGCATCGCCTACTCCGTCGAGCAGGGCCGGCTGATCGCCGGCCAGCTCGGCCTGCCGCTGGTCGTGCGTCCCTCCTACGTTCTCGGCGGACGGGCCATGCAGATCATCCGTGACGAGGAGGCCCTGAACTCCTACCTCCTCGGCACCCTGCCCGAACTCATCCCCGGAGACATCCGCGCCAAGTATCCGAACGACAAGACCGGCCAGATCAACACGCTGCTGGGCACCAACCCGCTGCTGTTCGACCGCTATCTGGACGGCGCCATCGAGGTCGATGTCGATGCGCTGTGCGACGGCAAGGACGTGTTCGTCTGCGGCATCATGGAGCACATCGAGGAAGCCGGCATCCATTCCGGCGACAGCGCCTGCTCCCTGCCGCCCTATTCGCTGTCAAAGGATCTCATCGCGGAGCTGAAGCGCCAGACCGAGGCCCTCGCCAGGGCCCTTCAGGTCGGCGGCCTGATGAACGTGCAGTACGCGATCCGCGACGGCGAGATATACGTGCTGGAGGTCAATCCGCGCGCCTCGCGCACGGTGCCTTTCGTGGCCAAGACCATCGGCGCGCCGATCGCCAAGATCGCCAGCCGGATCATGGCCGGCGAGAGCCTCGCGTCCTTCGGTCTGACCGAGAACACCTACAGCCACGTCGCCGTCAAGGAAGCCGTGTTCCCCTTCGCCCGCTTCCCTGGCGTCGATACGGTTCTCGGTCCGGAAATGCGCTCGACCGGCGAGGTGATGGGCCTCGACCGGGCTTTCGCCACCGCCTTCGCCAAGTCGCAGATCGCCAGCGGCACCGGCGTTCCGGAGGGCGGCACGGTCTTCATCTCCATGCGCGACCAGGACAAGGCAGGCGTGGTCGATGCGGTGCGCCGGCTGGAACGCCTCGGTTTCCGGATCATCGCCACCAGTGGCACGCAGCGCTATCTGGAAGCCCAGGGAATTGCCTGCGCAAAGATAAACAAGGTGCTTGAAGGCCGCCCGCACATCGTCGATGCTATCAAGAACGGAGAGGTCCAGCTCGTCTTCAACACAACCGAAGGCGCGCAGGCCTTGTCCGACAGCCGGTCGATGCGCCGCGCCGCCTTGCTGCACAAGGTGCCCTACTACACGACCCTTGCCGGGGCCGTGGCTGCAGCGAAAGGCATTGAGGCGTACAAGTCCGGCAGCCTTGAAGTGAGACCGCTCCAGTCCTACTTCGCCTGA
- a CDS encoding LysR family transcriptional regulator yields the protein MDWDKLRIFHAAAQAGSFTHAGDSLNMSQSAVSRQVSALEQDLGVPLFHRHARGLLLTEQGELLYRTAREVLMKLEAVRTRLTDTREKPSGVLRVTTTVGLGSTWLTSRINEFIDLYPEMELRLIFDDDELDLSMREADAAIRLRQPTQPDLIQRKLFTVHFHLYASPQYLQRYGTPKSIEDLDEHRIVTFGEHAPVYLRDMNWLETAGRSPADPRRCVLRVNNVVAIKRAVQRGVGIAILPDYIIENDSALVPLLAELEDKIPSFDTYFVYPSELKNTARITAFRDFLLAKAERWSY from the coding sequence ATGGACTGGGACAAGCTGCGTATTTTCCATGCCGCCGCCCAGGCGGGCAGTTTCACCCATGCTGGCGACAGCCTGAACATGAGCCAGTCCGCCGTCAGCCGCCAGGTCAGCGCGCTGGAACAGGATCTCGGCGTGCCGCTGTTTCACCGCCACGCGCGCGGCCTGCTGCTCACCGAACAGGGTGAACTGCTCTACCGCACCGCGCGCGAGGTGCTGATGAAGCTGGAGGCCGTACGAACCCGTCTGACCGACACCCGCGAGAAGCCCTCAGGCGTGCTGCGCGTCACCACCACGGTAGGCCTCGGGTCGACCTGGCTGACGTCGCGCATCAACGAATTCATCGATCTCTACCCCGAGATGGAGTTGCGCCTGATCTTCGACGACGACGAACTCGACCTCTCGATGCGCGAAGCCGATGCTGCGATCCGCCTGCGCCAGCCGACTCAGCCCGACCTCATCCAGCGCAAGCTGTTCACGGTGCATTTCCATCTCTATGCCTCTCCGCAGTACCTTCAGCGCTACGGCACGCCGAAGAGCATCGAGGATCTCGACGAGCATCGCATCGTCACCTTCGGAGAACATGCGCCGGTCTATCTGCGCGACATGAACTGGCTTGAGACCGCCGGGCGCTCGCCCGCAGACCCACGCCGCTGCGTGCTGCGCGTCAACAACGTGGTGGCCATCAAGCGGGCCGTGCAGAGAGGCGTCGGCATCGCCATTCTGCCGGACTACATCATTGAGAATGATTCCGCCCTCGTGCCGCTCTTGGCCGAGCTCGAGGACAAGATCCCGAGTTTCGACACCTATTTCGTCTATCCATCCGAACTCAAGAACACGGCCCGCATCACCGCGTTTCGCGATTTCCTGCTGGCCAAGGCCGAACGCTGGTCGTATTGA
- a CDS encoding mitochondrial fission ELM1 family protein encodes MIQKDPETPATERPRTVWVLTDGKAGDEAQCIGVAEALEAPFECRRVAPRAPFVWLMPWGPIDPAESEDRPESPLKPPYPDLAIASGRRAVPYLRRLKRLSGGKTFTVFLKDPLTGPGTADLIWVPEHDRLRGANVLVAVTGPHRFSAAAFAAARATVHPQIDALRSPRLAVLVGGNSRHHRFTPDDIARFAVGLERLAADGAALMITTSRRTPATLLDRLRDLARTGGHYLWTGDGDNPLVAMLAKADAVVATADSTNMIGEAAATGKPVHVFRPNGGHRKIDRFLGNLDRLGIIHPFPGPLKTTTYEPLNSTPLIAEAILSAFANARRRSG; translated from the coding sequence ATGATTCAGAAAGATCCCGAAACGCCGGCGACCGAACGGCCCCGAACTGTCTGGGTGTTGACCGACGGCAAGGCCGGCGACGAGGCCCAGTGCATCGGCGTTGCGGAAGCCCTCGAGGCCCCCTTCGAATGCCGGCGCGTGGCGCCGCGCGCGCCCTTCGTCTGGCTGATGCCGTGGGGTCCGATCGATCCGGCCGAGTCCGAAGATCGTCCTGAGAGTCCCTTGAAACCGCCCTACCCGGACCTTGCCATCGCCTCCGGTCGGCGGGCCGTTCCCTACCTGCGCCGCCTGAAGCGCCTCAGCGGCGGGAAGACCTTCACCGTCTTCCTCAAGGACCCCCTGACCGGTCCCGGCACAGCGGATCTGATCTGGGTACCCGAGCACGACCGCCTGCGCGGTGCCAACGTGCTGGTGGCGGTCACCGGCCCGCACCGTTTCTCGGCGGCGGCGTTCGCCGCCGCGCGCGCCACCGTCCATCCGCAGATCGATGCCCTGCGCTCGCCCCGCCTCGCCGTCCTCGTCGGCGGCAACAGTCGCCACCACCGCTTCACGCCCGACGACATCGCCCGCTTCGCCGTCGGCCTCGAGCGCCTCGCCGCAGATGGAGCGGCGCTGATGATCACCACGTCGCGCCGGACGCCCGCCACACTCCTCGACAGGCTGCGCGATCTTGCCCGGACCGGCGGCCACTATCTGTGGACGGGCGACGGCGACAATCCGCTCGTCGCCATGCTCGCCAAGGCCGACGCCGTCGTCGCAACGGCCGATTCGACCAACATGATCGGCGAGGCGGCTGCGACCGGAAAACCCGTGCATGTCTTCCGGCCGAACGGCGGGCATCGAAAAATCGACCGCTTCTTGGGGAATTTGGACCGCCTCGGGATCATTCACCCCTTTCCCGGACCGCTTAAAACGACTACCTACGAGCCGCTGAACAGCACGCCGCTGATCGCCGAGGCCATCCTGTCCGCCTTCGCGAACGCCCGACGCAGGTCTGGCTGA
- a CDS encoding helix-turn-helix domain-containing protein — MAETKKSSAKVVMGPEQFREWRRSLGLKQKEAADRLGLKKRMIQYYEKGDRDGRPVEIPKSVRLACYALANGISDFDGTCIARTEIEDQHAPSSSPDQARGTVD; from the coding sequence ATGGCCGAAACGAAGAAATCGTCCGCAAAGGTCGTCATGGGTCCGGAGCAGTTCCGGGAGTGGCGGCGATCCCTTGGCTTGAAGCAGAAGGAAGCTGCGGACCGACTGGGCTTGAAGAAGCGCATGATCCAGTATTACGAAAAGGGTGACCGCGACGGACGGCCTGTGGAAATCCCGAAATCGGTCCGTCTGGCATGCTATGCGCTTGCCAACGGCATTTCGGATTTCGACGGCACCTGCATCGCCCGGACCGAGATCGAAGACCAGCATGCGCCGTCGTCTTCCCCGGACCAGGCGCGCGGCACGGTCGATTGA
- a CDS encoding elongation factor G, with product MGDVHGDPADGRVAGPRCIAIVGPFASGKTTLLEAILARTGAISRQGTVAGGNTVGDASPEARAHAMSVEANFADTDYLGDRYTFIDCPGSVEFLTETDGVLGGVDMAIVVAEADEKKVPALQLILKALEARRMPRVLFLNKIDKADRRVREVLEVLQPASAVPLVLRQIPIWKQGIAMGFIDLALERAFVYREHAESLVIDIPDDEQAREVEARFSMLERLADHDDVLMEALLEDMAPGRERVFADLVTEMRDGLICPVFIGSAEHGNGILRLMKALRHEGPGIASTRARLGLAEGVDAVQVIKTLHTPHGGKLSLARVLSGTVGDATMLVRADGSEAKVSGVFSLTGQQASKRAAATAGETVGLGKLEGVATGETLGVGKAPAAQLAPLAPPEPVLGLAVAAAERKDEVKLSSALTKLVEEDPSYRFTHAQETGETLLEGQGEMHLRVAQERLKGKYGLSLEVHAPAVPYRETIRAATSVRGRHKKQSGGHGQFGDAALEIRPLPRGEGFVFSDTITGGVVPKQYIPSVRDGVAEALNQGPLGFPVVDIAVTLTDGSYHSVDSSDQAFKMAAILAMREGLPQCKPVLLEPIHEVTVACPSEATPRINAIISGRRGQLLGFDGRPGWDGWDEVRALMPEADIGDLIVELRSATAGVASYTKRFDHLAELTGKAADQALARSGRQAA from the coding sequence ATGGGAGACGTTCATGGAGACCCGGCCGACGGCAGAGTAGCCGGGCCCCGGTGCATTGCCATCGTCGGGCCGTTCGCCAGCGGCAAGACGACGCTCCTGGAGGCGATCCTGGCACGCACGGGGGCCATTTCCCGACAGGGTACCGTCGCCGGCGGTAACACGGTCGGCGACGCCTCGCCCGAGGCGCGCGCCCATGCCATGAGCGTGGAGGCCAACTTCGCCGACACCGACTATCTGGGCGACCGCTATACCTTCATCGACTGTCCGGGATCGGTCGAGTTCCTGACCGAGACAGACGGCGTGCTCGGCGGCGTCGACATGGCCATCGTCGTGGCCGAGGCCGACGAGAAAAAGGTTCCGGCCCTGCAACTGATCCTGAAGGCGCTGGAAGCGCGCCGGATGCCGCGCGTGCTGTTCCTGAACAAGATCGACAAGGCCGACCGGCGGGTGCGCGAGGTTCTGGAGGTGCTGCAGCCGGCCTCGGCGGTTCCACTGGTCCTGCGCCAGATCCCGATCTGGAAGCAGGGCATCGCGATGGGCTTCATCGATCTCGCCCTCGAGCGGGCGTTCGTCTACCGCGAACACGCCGAGAGCCTGGTGATCGACATTCCCGACGACGAGCAGGCGCGCGAGGTGGAAGCGCGCTTCTCGATGCTGGAGCGGCTGGCCGACCACGACGACGTGCTGATGGAAGCGCTGCTGGAGGACATGGCGCCGGGACGGGAGCGGGTCTTCGCCGATCTGGTGACGGAGATGCGCGACGGCTTGATCTGCCCGGTGTTCATCGGTTCGGCCGAGCACGGCAACGGCATCCTGCGGCTGATGAAGGCGCTCCGCCACGAGGGGCCGGGGATCGCCAGCACACGCGCGCGCCTCGGGCTCGCCGAAGGCGTCGATGCGGTACAGGTGATCAAGACGCTGCACACGCCGCACGGCGGCAAGCTGTCGCTGGCGCGTGTCCTGTCGGGAACGGTCGGCGACGCCACGATGCTCGTGCGTGCCGACGGCAGCGAAGCGAAGGTGTCGGGCGTCTTCAGCCTGACGGGCCAGCAGGCGAGCAAGCGCGCGGCGGCGACCGCCGGCGAAACCGTCGGCCTCGGCAAGCTGGAGGGCGTCGCGACCGGCGAGACGCTCGGCGTCGGCAAGGCGCCGGCGGCCCAGTTGGCGCCGCTGGCGCCGCCCGAGCCGGTGCTCGGACTGGCGGTTGCAGCGGCCGAGCGCAAGGACGAGGTCAAGCTGTCGTCCGCCCTGACCAAGCTGGTGGAGGAGGATCCGTCCTACCGCTTTACCCATGCCCAGGAGACCGGCGAGACGCTGCTGGAAGGGCAGGGCGAGATGCATCTGCGCGTGGCGCAGGAGCGGTTGAAGGGCAAGTACGGCCTGTCGCTGGAGGTCCATGCCCCGGCCGTGCCCTATCGCGAGACGATCCGGGCGGCGACTTCGGTGCGCGGCCGGCACAAGAAGCAGTCCGGGGGGCACGGCCAGTTCGGCGACGCCGCGCTGGAGATCCGGCCCCTGCCGCGCGGCGAGGGTTTCGTCTTCTCCGACACCATCACCGGCGGCGTGGTGCCCAAGCAGTACATCCCGTCGGTCCGCGACGGCGTGGCCGAGGCGCTCAACCAGGGACCGCTCGGCTTCCCGGTGGTCGACATCGCGGTGACGCTGACCGACGGCTCCTACCATTCGGTTGATAGTTCCGACCAAGCCTTCAAGATGGCGGCGATCCTGGCCATGCGCGAAGGCTTGCCGCAATGCAAGCCGGTGCTGCTGGAGCCGATCCACGAGGTCACCGTCGCCTGTCCGTCGGAAGCGACGCCGCGCATCAACGCCATCATCTCGGGCCGGCGCGGGCAGTTGCTCGGCTTCGACGGGCGGCCCGGCTGGGACGGCTGGGACGAAGTGCGCGCGCTGATGCCGGAGGCGGACATCGGCGATCTGATCGTCGAACTGCGCTCCGCGACGGCGGGTGTCGCCAGCTACACGAAGCGCTTCGACCACCTGGCCGAACTGACCGGCAAGGCGGCCGATCAGGCGCTGGCGCGCAGCGGCAGGCAGGCGGCCTGA
- a CDS encoding Lrp/AsnC family transcriptional regulator codes for MKARLDAIDWHILKELQQDGRMTNVELARRVGISAPPCLRRVRALEEAGLIRGYRTLLDEKQLGYDVTAFAMVGLHSQTEADLIAFEQTVNSWPIVRECYMLSGEVDFLLKCVAPDLQSFQNFIIRELTAAPNVDSVRTALTIRRTKDEAAVPIDR; via the coding sequence TTGAAAGCACGGCTTGATGCGATCGACTGGCACATTCTGAAGGAACTTCAGCAAGATGGCCGGATGACCAACGTCGAATTGGCGCGTCGTGTCGGCATATCCGCGCCGCCTTGCCTGCGGCGTGTGCGTGCGCTCGAGGAGGCCGGCCTGATCCGCGGCTATCGCACCCTGCTCGACGAAAAGCAGCTTGGCTATGACGTCACCGCCTTCGCCATGGTCGGGCTGCACAGCCAGACCGAGGCGGACCTCATCGCCTTTGAGCAGACCGTGAATTCCTGGCCGATCGTGCGCGAATGCTACATGCTGTCGGGTGAGGTCGATTTCCTGCTGAAATGCGTGGCGCCCGACCTGCAGTCGTTCCAGAACTTCATCATCCGCGAACTGACCGCGGCACCCAACGTCGACAGCGTGCGCACCGCCCTAACGATTCGGCGCACCAAGGACGAGGCCGCAGTTCCGATCGACCGGTAG
- the greA gene encoding transcription elongation factor GreA: protein MEKVPMTAAGYAMLQAELKERTSVERPRIVEAISEARAHGDLSENAEYHAAKEAQSHNEGRIAELEDKLGRAEIIDVSKLSGDTVKFGATVTLIDEDTEEEKQYMIVGDVEADVKQGKISISSPIARALIGKSVGDSVEVSAPGGSRSYEIEDIKFI, encoded by the coding sequence ATGGAAAAAGTTCCGATGACCGCCGCCGGATACGCGATGCTCCAAGCGGAGTTGAAGGAACGCACCTCGGTCGAACGTCCGCGGATCGTCGAAGCGATTTCCGAAGCGCGCGCCCACGGCGACCTGTCGGAAAATGCGGAATACCATGCCGCTAAGGAAGCCCAGAGCCACAACGAGGGCCGCATTGCCGAACTGGAGGACAAGCTCGGCCGCGCCGAGATCATCGACGTCTCCAAACTGTCCGGCGACACGGTGAAATTCGGCGCCACGGTCACCCTCATCGACGAGGATACCGAGGAAGAAAAGCAGTACATGATCGTCGGCGACGTCGAAGCCGACGTGAAGCAGGGCAAGATCTCGATCTCCTCCCCCATCGCGCGCGCCCTGATCGGCAAGTCGGTGGGCGACAGCGTCGAGGTCTCCGCGCCCGGCGGATCGCGCTCCTACGAGATCGAGGACATCAAGTTCATCTGA
- the msrP gene encoding protein-methionine-sulfoxide reductase catalytic subunit MsrP encodes MTIIRKRGWEMPEHLATPEDVYLNRRKVLAGMAGAGALLAGGVVSRRAFAEDDPSAGLYPVTRNPAFALDRAVTDEALATSYNNFYEFGSHKQIARAARALPIRPWAVVIDGLVDTPQTIAIDDLLRKVPLEERLYRLRCVEAWSMAVPWSGFALSDLVRLAGPQAGAKYLRFETFNNPSVASGQKQSWYPWPYVEGVTLEEATNDLAFVATGIYGKPLPRQNGAPIRLVLPWKYGFKSIKSIVRITFTDTRPVSFWEAIQPAEYGFWANVNPDVPHPRWSQASEEVLGTGERVPTQLYNGYAEQVAGLYAGLEGETLFM; translated from the coding sequence ATGACGATCATCCGAAAACGCGGCTGGGAGATGCCCGAACATCTCGCCACGCCCGAGGACGTCTACTTGAACCGGCGCAAGGTGCTTGCCGGGATGGCCGGCGCGGGGGCCCTTCTGGCCGGCGGCGTCGTGTCGAGGCGGGCGTTCGCCGAAGACGACCCGAGCGCAGGGCTCTATCCGGTGACGCGCAATCCGGCCTTCGCACTCGACCGCGCCGTCACTGACGAGGCCCTTGCGACGAGCTACAACAATTTCTACGAGTTCGGCTCGCACAAGCAGATCGCGCGTGCAGCCCGGGCGCTGCCGATCCGGCCCTGGGCGGTGGTCATCGACGGCCTGGTCGACACGCCGCAGACGATCGCCATCGACGACCTGCTGAGGAAGGTGCCCCTTGAAGAGCGGCTCTACCGCCTGCGCTGCGTCGAGGCGTGGTCCATGGCCGTGCCGTGGTCGGGCTTCGCCCTGAGCGACCTTGTCAGGCTGGCGGGGCCGCAGGCTGGCGCGAAGTACCTGCGCTTCGAAACTTTCAACAACCCGAGCGTGGCGAGCGGACAGAAGCAGAGCTGGTATCCCTGGCCCTATGTCGAGGGAGTGACGCTCGAGGAGGCGACCAACGACCTCGCCTTCGTCGCGACGGGGATCTACGGCAAGCCGCTGCCGAGACAGAACGGCGCGCCGATCCGCCTCGTGCTGCCGTGGAAATACGGTTTCAAGTCGATCAAGTCGATCGTGCGCATCACCTTCACCGACACGCGCCCGGTCAGCTTCTGGGAGGCGATCCAGCCGGCCGAGTACGGCTTCTGGGCGAACGTCAATCCCGACGTGCCGCATCCACGCTGGAGCCAGGCGAGCGAGGAGGTGCTGGGCACCGGAGAGCGGGTTCCGACGCAGCTCTACAACGGCTACGCCGAGCAGGTGGCCGGCCTCTATGCCGGGCTGGAGGGCGAGACGCTGTTCATGTAG